CCAAGGAAACACATGATGCTAATCACAGCGGCGACATCTGGGAGGGGTCAGAGGGTGACTTCCTTTTGATTGCATATTCTTTTGTACtccttgaaaaaaatatgtaCGTTTGTGTGTGTAACTCTTAAAGATAAGCAAACacacttaaagaaataataaaggcaAAAAACATTAAGTAACATAAAAGAGATACAGAATGCCGAGGGAGTACAGGGGTACAGAACtcgcctgctagtgcaggagatgtaagagacatgggttcgatccctgggtcgggaagatctcctagaggaggggatggcaacccactctagtattcttgcctggagaatcccatggacggaggagcctagcaggctacagtccatagggttgcaaaaagttggatatgactgaagtgagcatgcacacacaggagtTCAGAGGTGGAGGGttaatttgggacttccctggtggtctagtggctaagactctgtgctcccaatgcagggagcctgggttcagtccctggccagggaattagatcccacaggctgcactaaagatcctgcatgcctcaactaagatccggggcagccaaataaacattagaaaagaaaaaaaaaattatcacttgAATTGGATCCTAAAGGATGAGTAGGTTTCAGTAGAAGTGAAGAAGGGAAGCaggaagtgatttttaaaagaggagACACCGAGCCAAAGGAACAAAGAAGCAAAGTTCCagactgaagaaggaagtggagaCAGGATGAAAAGCAAGTGGGGAATCTATGCGGAGGAGGCAGAAGGTgacaaaaatgcaaaattaagaCTCAGAATATGGAGGCCAGGCTAAGGAATTATGACAAATCTGGCAGGTCATGCGTGAGCCACAGAATGGGGGGTGAGTAGAATATGAGGATTAGATCCATACCTCGGGGAGGCTCATTGGGGTCAGTGTGTCAGGAGGACTGATGCCGGGGGAAGAGGCAGGCAGCAGGAAGGGAAGCAGGGTTAGGATCACCTTAAGCCAGGGATGTCCATGTAGCTGCAAGCTTCTGTTTTtatgaaacagagacagaaagagagagaaaggcagagattGAGAATAAAAAGAACTTTGTATTCAGGGGGAGCACGCAATATCAGTTAAGAGATGCTGACCAACTGAACCAATgtcagagagacagggaggcaggaaAGAATGCAGACAGCTGGGAGAGATGGCACCAACAGGTCTGAGCATACTGATGAGATAAGAGGACAGTGGGAGAAATTCAGGCAACAGGAATggaggaagtgggggaggggagacgaGCCAGGGGGAAAATGATGAATCCGTTCAGGGCATGCTAAATTTGAAGAAGCAGATGCAACGAAGAAAAGCGGGACAGGCAACTATTTGGGAAAGGGTAGGGCTGAGACGTATAGATTCCTGGGTCCTCTGCATCTGGATGGTTTGAATGGATAAAGCACCACTTGACAAATAAGCTGAAACAGTGGTGGGTTTTATTGCAGAGTGATGAAAATGATGGTTATGAAACTTTGCGAGTATGTTAGAAAACACTGATGTGCATATTTTAAATGGGTAAGTTGTATGGTATGCGAATTATatctcaagattattttttaaaatagggaaggaaaaagaaaaagaagcaaaagagtcCTGAATAATGGAATCAGTAGAAGGTTTTGAAATGAGGGAGATGTGAGTATACCTTCAAGTAGAGGGGAGAGCCAGAGAAGAACAGCTTTGAGGTTTTCACAACATCAGACTTCTCTACAAATAACCCACAGGGACACAAATACCTAGTGGATTTCTCCTGTAGTGAAATAAGCCTTCCCCGGAGTAAGTAGGCTGGAACACACTTCCCAGCTGATGTGCGAGGACTTGATTTATATCACAGAAGGAGACCTGCTTGATATTCATCAGCTTCACACAGATCTTATGAACAGCATCGTTCTCATGAACAAGGAGGGCGTCTGAAGATCGGTATAAGTGAGAAAGTGTCAAAATGGAGTTGTAGTTCTGAACAATAACCTGGAGAGGAAGAGGTCACAAATAAGAAAGGTaggagaaggacttccctggtagtcccctggctaagactccacgttctCAATTCGGGGGCCAGGGTTTgtgccctggtcagggaactagatcccacatgctgaaactaaagaccccgtgagccacagctaagacctggagcagccaaattaataaatagtttaaaaaaaaaaaaaaggtaggagaGAATAGCAGTTAAGAGGGCATCCACTTAGGTTCAAATCCCGGCTCTTCCACTTTCTAGGTATATGATCTTAGATAAGTTACataatctctctctgtctcagtttcctcatttgtaaaatgggggtaataattaTACCAGCCTCTTAAGACTTTTAAGAATTAATGACAGAATACCAGGAAAGCACTTAGGATAGTGCCCTGTGTATAGTAAGGGTTCAGTAAACGATGACTACACTATTCCTTTCACTATTACTATCATACTTTCTACGTCATTTCCTCCTGTGACTtatttcatctccattttattatttctcctaCTAGGCTGATCAACAGCAAATTGGCTTACATAGAAATGTCCTTTCAGTGGTAAGAAATGAAAACTCTTTGAAGGTTGGCAATGGCAGGTCAAGGTCCCTGCTATACAGGCAGTAGCCAGAGGGACTGACCCAGGAATGGGTTTCTGAGAGAAGATGCACAGTTTTCTTCTTtggaatttttataaataaggacACCTCATTTGCTTGGGAAAGTTTAAACAAAGTTAAATGAGTTGTTCATGAAAGTACCATACTGTATACTCACTCCTGACACAATAACTTAACATTTCCAAGGAAAGCATGAGATAGATCTTTTACGTATGTTTGTTTTAAATCACAAACACTacaaaacagatatttttaaattgatatgtTCATACCTCACCAGTTCCATAAGGCCATATAATCTGATTCATTTTCAAAGCGCTTGAGTACTGATCTTGTAAGTTCTGAGTAACGAAGGCTCCTAGCCCAGATCCGGTGCCTCCAGCCATACTCATTATGATGAAAAAACCACTCAAAGATTCGCATTTCTCTACTTCCTTCCGGATTAGGTTCATTATAGATTCTTCATGCCTGGGTCCATGAACAGAGTATCTATGCAGTCAaaacaaccatcttttaatttaacCAGAGTGATGGGTTGCAGAGAAAAGTACAGGAGAGAGAAGGCTTTCTAAACCTATGGAAGTGAACTACCTCTCATGAGACATACAGGTACCCTGAGTGACCAAATTTTATATACACAAGttaaggggacttccttggtagtccagtggttaaaagtctgtgctcccaaagtagggggcacaggttggatccctggttggagaactaagatcttgcatgcgaCACAGAAGGGCCTaaagataacaataataataatatacaccaaaaataaaatgaaaaatagaagaagaaaataataagataCACAAGttgaacagtttttaaaagtgaataggactgccgctgctgctgctgctaagtcacttcagtcgtgtccgactctgtgcaaccccatagacagcagcccaccaggctcccccgtccctgggattctccaggcaagaacactggagtgggttgccatttccttctccaatgcatgacagtgaaaagtgaaagtgaagttgctcagtgtgtccgactcttagagactccatggactgtagcctaccaggctcctccatccatggggttctccaggcaagactactgaagtggggtgccattgccttctctgagaatagGACTGCTAGGAGAGCCAATTTACTGGGAATAGAAAATTCTCTTTAATAGGTCACTCCTTTGGCTAGAATTACCACGTGGTtctaaagattcagttcagttcagttcagtcgctcagtcatgttcgactctttgcgaccccatggactgcagcatgccaggcttccctgtccatcaccaactcccggagcttactcaaactcatgactatccagttggtgatgccatccaacagtctcattcTCTTTATCCCCTTTTctccccgccttcaatctttcccagcgtaagggtcttttccaatgagtcagttctttgcatcaggtggccaaagtgttggagtttcagctttagcatcagtccttccaatgaatattcaggactgatctcctttatatgGACtgtttgaatctccttgcagtccaagggactctcagtcttctccaacaccacagttcaaaagcatcaattctttggtgctcagctttctttatagtccaactctcacatccatacatgactactggaaaaaccatagctttgactagacagacctttgttgacaaagtaatgtctctgctttttaatatgatgtctaggttggtcatagcttttcttccaaggagcaagcgtcttttaatttcaaggctgcagtcaccatctgcagtgattttggagcccaagaaaataaagtctgacactgtttccattgtttctccattttcttgccatgaggtgatgggatcagatgccatgatcttagtttttggaatgttgagctttaagccaactttttcactctcttctttcacttttatcaacaggctctttagttcttctttgttttctgccataagggtcatgtcatctgcatatctgaggttattgatatttctcccggcaatcttgattccagcttgtgcttcatctagcctagcatttcacatgatgtactcttcatataaactaaataagcagagtgacaatatacagccttgacatactcttttgtcgatttggaaccagtctgttgttccatgtccagttataactgttgtttcttgacttgcatacagatttctcaggaggcaggtcaggtggtctggtattcccatctctttgagaattttccagtttgtggtgatccacacagtcaaaggctttggcatagtcaataaagcagaagtagatgtttttctagaactctcttgctttttcgatgatcccatggatgttggcaatttgatctctgccttttctaaatccagcttgaacatccggaagctcacggttcaggtactattgaagcctcgcttggagaattttgagcattactttgctagcatgtgagacgagtgtgAATCTATAATATTATGGTACAACATAATCTTCAATATTCATAACAGTACTCCTAAAGCAGGAATTCTAACTTTGCCACACATTAAAATCACCTTGGGAAGCTTTGAAAAATTCCAAAATTCAGACTTCATCCCAAACTgattaaatcagaatttctggatGTGAGCCCTAGGCACTGGTATTTTCTAAAGAATTCAGGCAATACTACTGTGTAGTCATATTCCCTATTAACTAGAATACTTGGCAGATAAAGATACTGTATTGATAATAAGTTGGCTGGCAGAATAACAGTGAAAAAGTGGAAACCCTTCTGCAAAAGACACTTGGTTTCAGCAATACCTAGACCTGAAGCATACAGAAAGGTGAGACAGAATGAGTGACTTCTGGGTGAAATCACACTCTAAATGTTAAAACAGAAATTCAAAGTTTGGTATgagtttctcaggtggctcagtggtgaagagcccaccttgccaatgcaggagacatgggtttgatccctggtcaggaagatatcctggagaaggaaatggcaacccactctggtatttttgcccgGGAAAtcgcatagacagaggaacctggtgggctaccgtccatggggttgcaaaagagtcagacacagctaagtgGCTAAAGAACGACGTTTAGTATACCAACTGTGCAGTTATAACTACACTGTTCATCAACTGTGCAGCTGTATCTAAACTGAAAAGCATGAGAATTATTCTTACCCATAGGCCCAGTTGTTTCCAGAACCTTGCTTTTGACAGAAGCATGAATGCTGGCCATATTTCCATCGGCCAGAACAGGCGGCCTTTGACAGTGTTTGATTGATAACTTTAGGTTCCATGTCAACAAGGACAGCACGAGCAACTGGAActagagagggggaaaaaaagatcaaaagaaaaataatgcatataatCTTATTTGGGGTAACTCAGAGCATAAActtctctaaattaaaaaaaaaaaaacaattcaaagATTGAGAATAGAAAGACGTGTCATTGTGCTTAGAAAGTGAGGTGGGCAGCAGCAGGCAGATGCAGATGGTTCATATGCCCAGCATTCTGCTGGCAGGCTGAATAAATATAGGCTAAAACGATGACTGGGTCAGGTCTACAAACATCTGTTGAGTGCTTATAATGTGCTATGTACTGTGCTAGAAACACAGAGATGAAGACAGTATGAATCCAGCCAGAGGAGAACCAGGGAGGGAAGCAAAGCACAGCAATACTGAATCATGAAGCGATGTGATGGGACCCAGAACAAATCCACAGTAACACAGGCGCATATTCAGAAGCACAAAATGCCAAGGGCACAAAAAGCATGTCAGGATTATTGAAGCAGAAGATGGAGACGCGGGGTGTAAGAAATGATGGACAGGATGGGAAGCGGCAGGGCTCAGATATTAGAAGTCCTAATACACAATGCTAAAAACCTTGAAActtgtttttcaggcaatgagaAACCACTGGAAACGTTCAAGGATGAAAGGAATAGTcacgtgtcttttttttttttttaatgtcagatgtctttattatttttttaaacagctttttactacatttatttctttacttattgTTAAGTAAGTTTAAGTACTTATTGTTAAGTAAGTAAGCAAGGCATATGGGATTgtagtttcccaaccaaggatagGACTGGCcctccctgcagtagaagtgtaaagttttaaccactggaccaccagggaagtccctcaggtgTCTTTTTGAATACAGCAGTGTGGAGGATGGACGTGATAGACGCAGGAGACCAGGCAGGGAAACTCAGGAGTGTCTTGAAACAATCCAGATGAGGAATGACAAGAGCCAGAACTAAGGCAATGACAGCGAAGATGGAGAGGGGAGAGGCGTTTCAAGGGACACGTAGGAGATAAACTAAGCAGATCTGAATGTAGGCAGTAAGAACACTGTTTTTAAGGGAAAAACAATGCATGCCCTCGGGTATGGAGATGTTGAGTTTGAGGtacacataagagacacaggtgatGTTCACTAATCAGTCTGCAGCTTGGAAGAGATGCTAGGCTACAGATTTGAGAGTAACCAGTATGAAAGATGGAGCAACATTTCAGAGTCACTGAATTTGCCCAGAGAGAACTACACAAGTGAGGAAGACGCTGAGATGCAACCACTAGAAAAGTTCAGAGACTAAGAAGAAGGAGTTTCAAGGAGGGAGTTTTGTAGTTAATGTTATCAAATCTGGTAGAGAAGTAAAGTGAATTAACAAAAACAGTTACTGGCTCTAGTAATTAGGAGATCACTGGGAATTTTTCATGGGACAGTTTCAGTGGTATTGTAAAGCAGAAGCAGGATTATAACTGGTAAAGAGGGTTCTCCTTTGAGAATCTTagatgagaaggaaggaaaaaagctaTAGTCAAGAGCCAAGTtttatttggttggttggttttagaTTGGCAAGATCTGAGCAAGCTCATAGCCTGAGGACATGATGCCACTGGAGAGGGAAAGCTtaatacaaaaagaaagggcTGAGAACAAAATCATTCTGCTGCAAGATGAAGGGGGTTCAGACACCATGTGCAGGGCGAGGCCTTGAAGAGATTGGTTATGTGGACCACACATACCTCCATTTTCCTCCTCACTGAAGAACCTTTCTTTGCAAGATGCTTGATACGCCTCATTCTCCCTTTTAGAGCAGAGTCCTCGGGAACAGTGTGAGTCATTAAATAAAGCATCAAACACTTCAAAACCAATCTGATTGCCACACTGACCAAGCTGCACTGTTACTATTGACATGCtgagaaacaaaccaaaacaaactcCTTCGAAAAAGTGAGCAACCTGTAATAGAAAAAATATGGTCTTAGAGAACCACTACATTACtaacaaagaacaaacaaaatatgttcagttcagttcagttctaataaaaatatataatttgtaaataCTATATACAGATAAAATACCTATGTTGTTTAAGGAGCCAATCATTCAAGGAAGTTGTTCTTTTTCTGTATATGGTTTCGGGACTTGAGACTGCTGTACCCAAATCCATTCATACACAGCTCAACAGTTCCAAAATCTCACGTGTAATCGCAACTTTCTAAGCATgcgtttaaaacaaacaaaacagtgtATTCTGGTTGAAGTAATTCGTAGTATCCATGTCACACCAAAGGGACATAGAAAATGCAAAAGTGAGCTCAACGGTAGCAGACttaattaacattaattttcTTGCTTCTAAATAATAACTTTCTCTCTCCACCAATCAACTTTCTGTACTGGTAACTATCTTAACACTTAAAAGAAAGTCTTTGTATTTAGCTCAAATAAGACAGCAAGGAAGACGagacttagaagaaaaaaaaggagcaaTAGTAGAGCAAGTATCCACTACTTGTAACAATAAAAAGAGACAGTTTTTGGTAAAGACCTTATTATGGGGTCAATGCAGCATTGGAAGGAGCCGTGGCTTGTAAGCCAGACTCTGTACTTAAAATCATCAAACAACTCTGCAAAATtagtatcattatttttattttaccgataaggaaaccgaggctcTGAAAAGTCAGTGACTTTCGCAAGGCCACTGAGCTGGTACAGAGTAAAGCCAACTTCTGCCTTTCTACACCTCCCCAGGAGCTCCCCATTAACCCCACTCACTGGCAACCCCAGGACCAGCCGTTTCCGCCCGGTTCAAACTTCATGGGAGCAACATTTTCCTAATGCGCAGGCTCACTTTCCATACGGCAAAAACTACAGAGAACGAATGCGCATGTTCCACATACAAGCAGATTTGTTGTGGttttctccccccgcccccccattcAGAAAGGTTAATTACGCATGTTCAAATTTATCAACTTCAGACACGGCACGCATGCTCACTGTCCATCGGGCTTTAGCTGACTCTGCGCATGATCTAGCTTCCAAGCGAGGCTTCGGAAGCGCTTCTGCGCATGCTTCCGCCAGTACCTGGCCCAGGCGGCGGCACTGCGCATGTCCGTTGCCCATAGTTCGGCTTCACGGAGTCCTGTGCGCATGCCTCGGTGCCGAACTTGAGGAGCCAGTCTGGGGCCTAGGCGCAGACGCACTGAGCCCCAGCGGCCGGTGatggcggcagcggcggcggtgGCTGCGGCGGGTCCGGGCCCATGAGGCGGCGACGGAGGCGGGACGGTTTCTACCCAGCGCCGGACTTCCGAGACAGGGAAGCTGAGGACATGGCAGGGGTGTTTGACATAGACCTGGACCAGCCAGAGGACGCGGGCTCTGAGGAtgagctggaggagggggtgaggcCCGGGGTCcccggggttggggtgggggggggcaccCGAGGTGACAGGGCCGGGGCGGCGGCGCGGGCCCGGGAAAGCCCGGCGCGTCCGAGGGCGCGGAGACCCGGGAGCGGGGGGCGCGAGTCGTTCCCGGAGATCCAGGAGGAGTCGAGGCGCCGCGCGGCCCGGAGCGGGGCAGCGGGCGGGGAGGACCTGGCCCTCAGGTGTGAGGCCGCTGCTGGGCTTGCAGGTGCCGGTCGCGCCCCTCGCCCCGGATGAGCGCAGCCGGGAGCAGCCCGTGGAGGGGACGGGGACGGGCGCGCGCGGCGGACTTGCCCGGAGCCCCGGGACCTGAGTGTGCGGGGCGCGCGTGCTGCaagcgtgtgcgtgtgcgggggggAGGGGGACTGCGTTTGCTGGGTGTCCCGTAAGTGCAGGTGAAGCGCGGAAAGGGTGTCCTTTCGACTGTAAGATCTCAAGTGTTGCATCTTCAGACGTCCCACAACCACCTCTCTTCTCGGCCTGTCGCTTCTCTCCTAGGAAGCGCTCAGCTGTTAGAAGTGACAGCTGAAAACTTCTGTCGGGAGTAGCGCTGCCGCTGCAGTTACAGCCACCAGGAGTTTTATTTCGGGAGCAAGGGGGCTCTGCTGCATCTtccagggtttgtttgtttgcttttttttttttaattaaaaaaaccccTTCcgtgtgacttaaaaaaataatttataacgACACACGGCATTTGTAACTTACTTTTCCCTTAGTTATAGATGTCTATATTTTTTTCGAAATACTTGATGTAATTTTGGGGTGGAAAAAAACCAACGTTGACAGCTGTGATTTGGCTTGCCAAAAATAAATTGCTTGAACTGAGACTTGTGAATGGTGGTGTGAGGGTTTTCCTTGCTGTAATTTAGGGTGCTAAATTTAGAATTGTTTTTCCTAAATGCATAGCTCGTTTTTACCTTTGCTGTCTTATTCTTTATTCAAGATAAATTTATTGCAAAATCACAAGTTGTACCTGACGTTCACAAATAGTGTTGTCATGCTCAATCACTGATTCTGGGGCAAATGACCATCAGTGATAACCTCATGATAATTTAGATTGTAAATTCCATTGTCTAGATGAGTACATGGGTTTATGACTCAAGTCAGATATTTGCTCTAACTACAGAAGGGGCCTCCCTTTTTTATTCTCCCACCCTATCTCCTCCCTCTGGCAAGTAAGTTGTTTCCTGCTTGTTGACAGAAGATGCTATATATGTTAAATACTTTAGGAAAATAGGTTTTATAGAACAGAAATGCTCTTCTTATCAGTTGAGTCTAAATCGAAATCAGGCAGTGTGGGCTGTGTGGAAGGTGGGTATTgagatatatactttttttttttttttggtggctgcacagcacagctagtggaatcttagttccccaaccagggattgaacaggtttctggcagtgaaagtgccaaatcctgaccactggaccgctagggaaatATCCCTGATGTATATTTTTTAGTGTGCTTGCATATGGAATTGCAGTTAGCCTCTCAATGGAACAAATATGGGATTACTTTCATTACATATAACGTACTCTCATCAGTTATATTGGCTCCATATGGCAGTGGCTTGGGAGCGAAGCAGGGGAGGAAAGGATAAGGGTGCTTTATATCAATAAAATCTTCACCAGTTGAACTGATAAAATTTCCAGACCTTGGGTTTATTATGAGCTGAAAGTAAAATACCGTATTAAGATTCTTGCTGTGAATTAGGACCCCTCTTGAATGTTCATTCTGCTGGGTACAGGCAAATAGGATTTTGAGCAGGTGTGGAAGAGGAGGTCAGAGAAATTGGTGGAAAtaggaaagaggaggaaatatGACTACTACCCTAGGGAGAGGAGCTTTAATTACAAAGGTAATTAAAGCGGATTTTGAGGAAGAGGCTTCAGCAAAATATATCTAACATAGCAGTGCTTTTGGAGTCGAAAATGTTTCTTTTGAGTGTGTTATTCTAAGAGATGCAAGGTGGACAAATAAAGAGTTGGAGTGGAATTGGGTTGGCCACCCAAGGAGATTCAGTGACATCCCGGTTTCTCTATaggttttaaaattctgaaaaatgagagaaatttaGATTCTTAGAAAATCTGACTACTGTGAATTTCTAATAATATAATTAGAATCCTGTTTGTGAATTTGTATCCTTTAGTGTGTCCATCCAtcaggtgctcagtcgtatccaactcttcgtgacaccgtggactgtagcacaccaggctcctctgtccacgggattcccaggcaagaaatccgccaatttcctcctacaggggatcttcccaacccagggatctaacccgagtcttctgtgtctcctgtattgcaggcggattctttacccctgagccactggggaagcccccatccTTTAGTACACAAGCTTTTAAAACATTGGTGCATATCAGAGTAGCCtcacatcctcattttacagaaaggaaactgaggcatcaaCCAGGGATATGATTGCCCAAGACCACGGAGATAACTAGTGGTAGTATCTTCTGACACAATTCAGTAAGCTTCGTTGCACAGCTTCTTCACTGCATTCACTAGTCTTGTTTGTAATGTACTTGTTTGTGGTGTGTCAGAGCTAATTCAGATCCTTCCAGCCACGCTCACTGACTGCATGATCTCAAATAAATTGCTTAACCTCTCAGACTAAAGACTCAgaaaaaagacttttttcttctccataaaaTGAAGACTGTGTGAGATAGAGTATATCAAGTACTCTCAAAATATCCTGGCACATTATGTAGTTAGCTGGTTTATGGAAATAGAGCTTGTCAGTGTTAACTGATTGCCAAGGAACCAATCATTCAAGTTTACCCTCATCTATACATAAAGACATAATAATAAATGCAGTTATACTAGAGGTACTGCATTTTTAGAAcagcagtttcttttctttccttccttgctttttttctctttgtcgtTGGTCCTATTTAGAAATACATCCCCCCcccagctttttaatttttaaatttttggccgtgctgggtctttgttgctgtgtgcgggctttctctagttgcagaaagcaggggctactctttagctgTGGTGCGGTGGCTCCTTTCGTTGTGGAGAACGGGCTTtaggcacaagggcttcagtggttgtggcatgtgggcttagttgccttgtagcatgtggaatcttcccagaccagggattgaacttgtgtcccctgcattggcaggcagattcttaaccactgggccaccagggaagtcctagagatACCTACTTTTTAGGTATGTTACACTGAGTGAATCTATATTagtgaatatatgtatttatagtaAATAGATGTATTTACATGGCGCAGTTAATTTTTCAGTGACTAAAAGATGAGAATTAGTTTTAAGGACTATATTAAAACCAGTGGTTgaaagggtttttgtttttctgtttcattggtgATAATATAATTTGGGAACAGAGTTGAAACTAAAGGAAAGTTTTCCTTTAGAAATTTTTTCATTAGTTTATGAAAATGTTGGAAACCTCTGCTTTCTGTGAAGACACAGGttaaaagagtaaaagaaaattgttaatgcaacttaaaaaaatcatgaatttttACTCTGCTAGTTCAAAATTTGAAATAGAGACTTCCTGCCGAATTTCAGATTGGGTTAGTAGATTTTTATTgagcaaaaagtttaaaaaatttttagtgttttgaaaaATAGTGGTATATAGATAATATGTATTCAGATGTTCATGATTATTAATATCTCAATATCTTGCATTTTATTAGATACTTACTGTAATGTACTTTTAAATAGCCAGTATTTGAGGCCAGATTTACTTCTTTTCCCCAGATTACTGAACCTTATTTTATAAGGAAATATCTGTGAACAGGC
The DNA window shown above is from Bos javanicus breed banteng chromosome 19, ARS-OSU_banteng_1.0, whole genome shotgun sequence and carries:
- the TUBD1 gene encoding tubulin delta chain isoform X2, which gives rise to MSIVTVQLGQCGNQIGFEVFDALFNDSHCSRGLCSKRENEAYQASCKERFFSEEENGVPVARAVLVDMEPKVINQTLSKAACSGRWKYGQHSCFCQKQGSGNNWAYGHEESIMNLIRKEVEKCESLSGFFIIMSMAGGTGSGLGAFVTQNLQDQYSSALKMNQIIWPYGTGEVIVQNYNSILTLSHLYRSSDALLVHENDAVHKICVKLMNIKQVSFCDINQVLAHQLGSVFQPTYSGEGLFHYRRNPLGDLMENLVPHPEFKMLGVRNIPHMSENSLAYSTFTWAGLLKHLRQMLISNAKMEEGIDWQVRPPLSGLPPLGKMSVNKETHFNTSIANLVILRGKDVQSADVGAFKDPALYTSWLEPVHAFSVWKTQRAFRKYEKSAALVSNSQSLVKPLDMIVGKAWNMFASRAYLHQYTKFGIEEEDFLDSFTLLEQVIASYCNL
- the TUBD1 gene encoding tubulin delta chain isoform X1, with product MSIVTVQLGQCGNQIGFEVFDALFNDSHCSRGLCSKRENEAYQASCKERFFSEEENGVPVARAVLVDMEPKVINQTLSKAACSGRWKYGQHSCFCQKQGSGNNWAYGYSVHGPRHEESIMNLIRKEVEKCESLSGFFIIMSMAGGTGSGLGAFVTQNLQDQYSSALKMNQIIWPYGTGEVIVQNYNSILTLSHLYRSSDALLVHENDAVHKICVKLMNIKQVSFCDINQVLAHQLGSVFQPTYSGEGLFHYRRNPLGDLMENLVPHPEFKMLGVRNIPHMSENSLAYSTFTWAGLLKHLRQMLISNAKMEEGIDWQVRPPLSGLPPLGKMSVNKETHFNTSIANLVILRGKDVQSADVGAFKDPALYTSWLEPVHAFSVWKTQRAFRKYEKSAALVSNSQSLVKPLDMIVGKAWNMFASRAYLHQYTKFGIEEEDFLDSFTLLEQVIASYCNL